In bacterium, the genomic window GGCTCTGACAAAGAGTGAAGAGAAAAACGCACAGCTTCTTGTTGAAGAGATACGCCAGCACACACTTAACGAAGACGAGGTATATCTGGGGTGCGCTGACATTAACAATGAGGTAAAGGCAGGACTCACTGGTGAGGTGACGCTGCGAATCAAACCCATGTCAGATCTAGATATCGTGCAAAGTGCAGCCGGGGTTGAGACAGACACGGCCCATAATGTGGCCGCTATTGGTCTGGCGCTGGGCAGCCTCGGGGCCAGGGAATCCCTTCCCTTCGATCTGCGCCAGGGGTCCTTTAAACAGGTGACACATTTTGCGGGGCTTAGGACTCCTATCCTGAGGACCTCAGCACTGCTGCTCATCCTTGGATTACTGGGAGTGACCAGCCTCATCACCAGCCTCAACCAGGCCCGCGGGGAGTACCAGAACCTTAATAACCGGCTGGAACAGGATTTCAAAGAGCTGTTTCCGGGAGCGAGGCACCAGGCAGGGCAGGAGGCAGGTCATATAAAAGGGGAGTTGGATGACCTGAAAAGAAAGATGGCGACTCTGTCAGGACTGGAGGGACGAGGAGCCCTGTCGGTCCTTGCCGCGTTGAGCGCTGCCGTTCCTGAAAATGTTTCCCTTAAACTGGATGAGCTGTCTTACGATTCAAACAAACTGCGGCTTGACGGATCTGTTTCCTCCTTCGATGTTGTCGATCGGATCAAGGGGGTACTGGATTCAGATCCTCTTTTTGCCGAGGTTCAGGTACAAAACGCAAGGGTCGGTGCCAATATCAACAAGGTGACCTTCCGTCTACAGATGGAGGTCCGCTAGCATGTGGGGTTTATTCTCGAAACTTTCGGATCGGGAAAGGTGGTTTGTTCTTGGGGCTGCTCTGTTCGTGGGATCGGCTCTCATCTTTGGGGTCATCGTCAACCCTGCCCTGGAAAAAAGGCAGCGGTTCCTCAGAATGGCCCAGGAAAAGCGCCAGGATCTGGTTCAGTTTAACGAATATGCCATGGAGTACCGCTCTCTGCAGTCCTCCTTTGTGGATATGGAAAAGATGGTAGCGTCCAGAAGTTCGGACATGTCACTGCTTGCGGCCATGGAAGGTAATGCAAGGAAACTGGGCCTGGCCGACAGGATCGCCAGCATGAAACCGTTCACCAGCGAACTGGAATCAGGGATCGTCCAATCCAGCGTTGAAATGCGGCTGGAAAAGATAGATCTCAAGGGGTTGGTGCAGTTCATTGAAGCCATTGAGACCGGGCCGCACATGGCTGTGACCTCCAGGTTGAGGATCAAGACCCGATTCGATGACCCTGCTCTCCTTGACTCCACTCTGCTTGTGACCACATTGGAGACCCGATGAACCGCCAGGCCGTCCTTCGTTCTATAGTTTATTTAGCTCTCTTTCTCTCTTTTACTCTCCTTTTCATACTGCTCAACTATCCGTCCGAAAGGTTGACGGATCAGGTGAACGGATTTTTGTTTGCTGCCACCGAAGGTGCCGTATCTGTTGACAATGTTCGTTTCAGGCCCCCGCTATCCCTGGAAGCGGGAGAAGTAACTGTGGTGGTAGGCCAGGGATCAGTGGATATGGGTCGGGCGGTGGTGGGTATGCGCTTGTTTAGTTTCCTTTCCGGTAATAAGGGTGCTGACGTGCGTCTTGAAAACCCCTGGCTCGATTCCAGCTTGACCGTTGTCTCATCCGGGGAAGGCTGGGATCTTGATGCCCCAAAGATTGAAATAGACCTTTCCGAACTACCGGAAGATATCATGCCCTTCTCCATGCAATTGAAGGGGAAGGTAGACTTGTCCCTGAACCTGCTGTCAACAGACTCCTCCATGGGTGTTTCCAGCGCTGAGGTAAAGATCACATCCGGGCCCATTGAGATGAGCGGAGATCTTCTGGAGACGCTGGGTTTGGCCCCCTTCCCCATTTCCAGTGTCATGGCCGTCGCCACTGTAAAGGACAATGTTCTTACTCTTGGGGAAAACGCCCTGGAGGGGGGTCTCGCGGGTAGTGCCCGGGGTGACATAAAAATCGCCCCCGCCAACTTCATGGCTTCGCGCCTTAACCTCACCGTGGAGCTTACGCCGGGTCCAGAATACCGGGAACGCCTGACCCCCTTGTTTGCACTGATGGGTGCGCGGGCGAAAGCCAACGGGAGTGTCAGTTTCAAAATACGGGGAACGATCGAAAAGCCTGCCGTCACAATGTAGGGAAACCGCCCGACACGGGAAGGGAACATCAGGTATCTAAGTAACTAAGTATTTACGTATTTACATATCTGGATGACCTGGTAATCGGGGATATGGTTACCTGTAGCTGGTAAGTTCCTGAAACATAGCTACCTGGACACCTGGACACCTGGACACTCACATACCCTCCGCGTCGCCGCGTCCCCCATGTTTTGCCAATCACCCATTACCAGTCACCATTCACCCGTCGTTCCATTTTTCCCAATCTCCATTCTCCCTTTTCCCTTTTCCCTTTTTTCTTTTCTATTCTCAATTATGATGTATAATTTATCCGGGGTCTTTCAGGGGTGAAGGACCTTTTTAATTTTGGGAGCAAATGAGATGTCAAACAGGGCAAAACGGACCACATTTTATTGGGTAGTGATCATTGTTGCTGCCCTCTCCGTCGATTCCTGGGGAATGTCCCGCAAGCCCCCGCAGCCGGATTACATACCCGGCCGGGTCCTGGTGCAGTTCCAGGAAGGAGTGGCCCCGGAGAAGGCTTTGTTGATAATCCAGGGGGAGGGGTGCAGGGTAGAGAAGGTGTTGAAAAGGACCGGTTTGCATCTTGTAAACCTGCCTGAGGGAATGGATGTGCCGGAGGCACTGGAGCGTTTTCACTCCTACTCTGAAGTTCTGTACGTTGAGCCTGACTATCGTGTAGAAATGCTGGAAGAAAAAAAATAACGGAATAGAAATATCGAGAGGCATAATGGGCCCTGAATGAAAAAAATTATCGGAACGATCATACTTGTGCTTGTTCTGGTCCCCCTTGTTTTTACGGCCGGCGAAGCTGGAAGTAACAGGGGTAAAGGTAAGGAAGATCCGGTTTCCCGGGGGTACGTTATCGTCAAGTTCCGGGCCAACGCTCCTGAAGCAGACAAGGGAAAAGCCAGGGAGCGGGTTTCTGGGCGCAAAGGCCGCAAACTGAAGCGGGCAGGCATCGAAAAGGTGCACATCCCACCCGGGTGGGACGAAGAGATGGCTGTTGAGATGCTCAGCCGGGACCCGTCTGTTGAAAGTGCGCAGGTGGACTACAAGGTCGAACTTCTGGCTGCGCCGGTCCTGTTGGGAGTCATGTCTACCCTGGTCCCCAACGACCCCTTTCTCGGCGACCAGTGGTACCTTGACGCCGTGCCCATTAAGGGCACCTTCGCCAACGCCGGCACCGTTAATGTGGATGTGGATATCGATGCCCCGGAGGGCTGGTACGTTGTGGATCGTACATTTGACACCTCCATGACAGCCGCCGTGGGGGTCATCGACTCAGGGTGCGGGGAATTGGGGACTTTCGATACAACCACCGGATATGATCCTGGGCACAGCGATCTGCCCAACAGCGTTCTTTTCGCCAACACGGCAGAATTGCCGGCTGACGGAGCGGACACCACAGGCGACACAAACCTCATGCGCGACGACGCCAACGGCTGGGACTTTGCAGACGTAGACAACATCCCGGCCGACGACATAACTGCGCCTGTCGCGACCTACCACGGGACCCTTATCAGCGGCATCATCGGGGCTGCCTGGGATAACGGGCAAAGGGGGGCCGGCATCGGGAAGGGCCAGCTCCAGGTACTGCCTCTCCGTTTTACGAACAGTTTTTTCGATGTGGTAAATGCTGTTGAGTACGCCATGGATCTTGTGGATGACGGCCATGCTGTCCCTGTCCGGGTCCTTAACATGTCCTTTAAATCGGCCAACGGAATTGATCCCAACGGTCTTTCCGAGGCTGTTGCCATGGCTGGGAACCCTACATATCGTATAGCGGTGGTTGCGGCAGCGGGGAACGATAACGGGAACAATAACGACGATTTTATCAACCGTGTGTGGCCTGCGGAGTACACAAGAGATCCTTCCATAGCCAGCGTTCTTGCAGTGGCAGCCACAGGCACAAACGGGGCTCTTGCCGGGTTTTCCAACATTGGCCCTAACTCCGTTCAGATCGCGGCTCCCGGTGACAATATCTATTCCACCTACGGGGGCAGTGCAGACTACGCTTACGGTAACGGGACCTCCTTCTCAACACCCATTGCGGGAGCGGTGCTGGGCCTCGTCATGGCAGCTTACCCGGAGCTTTTGCCCGCCGAAGCCATCGACCGGGTCATTAAGGGCGGGGATTTCGACGCCCGTCTGGCTGGTCTGGTGCAGTCCGGAAAAAGGGTGAACCTGGCCGGCGCTCTGGCTCCCTTTTACCCCTATTCCGGCCTGGCCTACCTGGACAGTGCCGTTACGGTTTCCATGTACGCCGATACAATAAATCAGCAGTATGGGACAATGGTGAACGCGATCATTGATCCGGTTTTCAGTACAAGCCCCGATGCGGCGGTCATCGTCGCTGGAGGGGGAGGGTCGTGGGCTGTGTCTCCCCTTGCGCCGGGTATCACCCAGTTTACTCTAAATTTTGATGGAGCTTCGGCTCCCGTGGGAACCTACGATACAGGTCCCTGGAGGGTGACCGCCATACGGCCTTTCACGGCCCAACTCTTACCCAATGAGACGGTGTCTTTCAGCTCCCTTATTTCGGGGGATATCACCTGGGCCGTTAGCGACACTTCAGTAGCCACCATTGACAGCAATGGGGTCCTGACCGGACTCTCCAAAGGCATGACGAGGGTCATTCTTTCAGTTGCCGGCGTGGAAACGGATTACAGCGGACAGGTGCTGGTGCTGTCGTCTTCCACCTCTTCCAGCGGGTCGAGCGGGGGAGGGTGTGGAATCACTTCATCCCCAGGTGATCCATATATATCGGAGCTGATTGAGATGATGCTGGTGGGAATGATGCTGGTTATGCTGCGCAGGAGATGGATGGCGGTGCCCAGTCCAATGTCCAAAGCCCAAAGTCCAAAGTGATAGGACTTCAAGTCTGATATTCACCCCCTGGATACGGCTGGCTGGACCTAAAGCTGTCACAAACGAACCGCAGTTACGACTGCGGTTTTTCTTTGGACTTTGGTCTTTGGGCGTTGGTCCTTGGTCTGTCCCCTTTGTGTTAACCCTTAATGACGCATAACGGGCGCATTCTGGCCACTTTGGCCGCGATCCCGGCCCGGTGCACCACCTCCACAACAGCGGAAACATCCTTGTAAGCTTCAGGCATCTCCTCCATAAGGGAGGTCTTTCCCGCAGAACGAGCGAAGATGCCCTGATCTTCCAGCTCCTTCCAGATAGCTCTTCCCTTTGCCGCCCTGATGGCCGCCGTCCGGGAAAGGACCCTGCCGGCCCCGTGGCAGGAACTGCCGAAGGTCTCCTTCATCCCTTCTTCGGTCCCCCTCAGCAGGTAAGACGATGTCCCCATGTCACCCGGTATGATCACCGGCTGGCCAAAGGGTCGATAGCTCTCGGGTACCTCCCTGTGTCCGGGGGGAAAGGCCCTGGTGGCGCCTTTTCGGTGGACAGCCAGTGTCCTGGTTTTTCCATCCACTTCATGTTTTTCCAGCTTCACGATGTTGTGGGCGATGTCGTAAACAAGCTTGAAACCGAGATCGGAGGGGCCGATCTGTAGAAACTCCTGAAAAGACTCCCGTACCCAGTGCATAAGACACTGCCTGTTGGCCCAGGCGTAGTTGGCAGCACACTTCATGGCCTTCCAGTAGTCCTGTCCCTCGGGTGAGTTGAAGGGGGCGCAGGCAAGCTGCCGGTCCGGCAGTTCTATCCCGTATTTCCTCACTGCCCGGTTCATGACCTCAAGGGAGTCAGTGCACACCTGGTGGCCGAAGCCCCGGGACCCGGAGTGGATCATGACGGCGATCTGTCCCTTATGGATGCCGAAGGCATCCGCGGCGGCAGGGTCGAAAATTTCCTCAACATATTGCACCTCTATGAAGTGGTTCCCCGAACCCAGGGTCCCCTGTTGGGGAGCCCCCCTGGTGAGAGCCTTGTCTGAAACAGCTGAGGGATCGGCCCCGGCCATGCAGCCCCCCTCCTCCGTGTAGACAAGGTCCTCCGGTTCCCCAAGCCCCCTTTCCACTGCCCACCTCGCTCCCCGGGTGAGGACCTTTTCCCGCTCCTTGCTGCCCAGTTTAATGGGACCTTTGGAGCCAACACCTGTGGGTATCCGGGTAAAAAGGGTGTCCACCAGCTTTTGAAGGCGATCCCTTTTGTCCAGGTCCTGGCGTGTCAGGTGAGTCACGACCATGCGGACTCCGCAGTTGATGTCGTAACCTGTTCCACCCGGTGAGATGATCCCCTCCTGGTCTACATCGGTGGCCACAACCCCGCCAATGGGCAGGCCGTAACCGAAATGCATGTCCGGCATGGCCATGGAGGCGCTGACAATGCCTGGAAGGGTTGCACCGTTAGCCACCTGGCGGGCGCTCTTGTCCCTGGCAATGTCCTTCATGAGTCGGTCATCGGCATAAATGATGCCGTGCACCCTCATGCCCGGAACGGCACCCTTGGGGATCTCCCATTTGTAGTCGTTTATTCTTTTGATGGTGATTTCGCTCAAAAAAGCGGTCTCCGTTTGGTAATCCGTTATCAGTGATCCGAAATCAGTTATCCGTGATCAGTAAGTTCAAAACATTATACTGTTTATTCCGTATTACCTTACCTTCCCAATTGACAAAACAACGGATAAAATTATTCTTTCACGCTTCACTGCATTTAAACATCAAAGATCACTTTAATCGTAACACGTTCGCTGGATTGGTCGATCTCCAGCCCGTGGTAAGTTGCCGCCTTGATGTGTGCATTGAGGGTGTGGATCTCAGGGTCATAGATGGCGCCTGTAAAAGTTGCGTCCAGATGGTTATTCCTGATATTCAGATGTGTGATTTTACCAGGGAGAAAACTCTCAGTATCTTCCAGATAAATGATCTCGTTGAGGAGTTTAACTAAAAGACTGGGAAGGGATCCGGCTTCGATCCGGATACTTCTGGTGAGAGGCTGGTCGCCTCCGGAAGAGTCTGACAGGAGGGAGGCCAGACCATGGACGGCGCTGGTAAAGGCATCCTCGAGGCCAATGCCCCAGGCTTCGATGCCCAGGTCTGCGGTTATATTTTCGAGTTCCCTGAATCCTCCTGCCATTATAACCTCGTAAAAAGTCCCGTTGGTCCTTTTTTCGAGGTGGTCACGCATCAGGCGTGACCACCCCAGGTCCCGTCGCGGCGGGACTGCTTGATGGATTTATTCTGCGTCCATCAAGTGTTTATCATAACGCTACCTGACAGCAGCTGCAATGTTGTCTGTTTCCATGCCGTTCTTCACATCAGCGATGGCGTTTGCACCGTCCACGTAAACCAGTGAAGGTTTGTGCATGGCAGCCTCCGCTGCGTCAACATGAACAAAACATGCCACGATGATGAGGTCCCCGGTAGATGCCTTGTGGGCAGCGGCGCCGTTGATGACCATTTCTCCGGCACCGCGCTTCCCCACGATGGCGTAGGTCTCGAAACGGTTACCGTTGGTGATGTTGTATATCTGGACCTGAGAGAAGGGGATGATCTTTGCCGCTTCCAACAGGTCCTGGTCGATGGTGATGGACCCCTCATAGTGCAGATTGGCATTTGTAACTGTTGCCCGGTGGATCTTGCCTGCCAGCATGTTGTAAAGCATTGTAATAGCCTCCTTTAAGGGCCCGGTGTGGGTTTATTAGTCACCACTGATCTCAAGGACAGTGTTATCGATGAGCCTCGTATCTCCCAGGAATACTGCCATAGCCAAAAGCGCTCGTTTCTCTATGGATGAGAGAGGGGTCAGGTCGTCTGCATTGACGACACTTACATAATCGATCCTGTTAGTTGACTCCGATTCGATGATCCCGGCTACCTTCTTCTCAATTGCCCGAGGGTCCCTGACCCCTTCCCTTATCATTTCACGGGCCGCGTCCAGGGAACGAGAGAGCGTAAGGGCGCCGGCCCTTTCGTCGTTGTAAAGACGGGCATTCCTGCTGCTCATGGCCAGCCCATCCTCCTCCCGAACTGTCGGCACTCCGATAACGCGGATGTTCATATTCAAATCCTGGACCATCCTGGAGATGACGCGGTACTGTTGGTAATCCTTGAGCCCGAAATAGACCATGTGGGGACGCACGATATTGAACAGTTTGGAGACCACAGTTGTGACTCCGTCAAAGTGCCCCGGTCTGGAGGCACCGCACAAGGTTTCGGTGAGGCCCGCAACGGACACTGTCGTGAGGGTACCTTGTGGATACATCTCATCGGCGCCGGGTGTGAACAGGACATCGCAACCCACCTCCCGGCAAAGGGAAGCGTCACTTTCCAGGTCCCTTGGGTATGAATCGTAATCCTCGTCAGGCCCGAATTGGGTCGGGTTTACGAATATACTAACAATCAGAGCATGGTTCTCTTCCCGTGCCTTGCGCATGAGGCTCAGGTGCCCTTCGTGGAGGAACCCCATTGTGGGGACGAACCCGATCCGGTCGCCTTGTTCGCGGAGGCGGTCGGAGTGGTCATACATCTCTGATATAGTTGTAATGATCTTCATATTATTTTCAGGGTTAATGCGGCTTTCAATAAAGGGTCATCTACTGCGTTATCGCCCTTCGGAAATCCTCACCGTATGTTCCATATACGCCTCCGGTGTCCCTCAGGACTCTGGCCTTGTATCTAACCCTTACTTGAAAGCCTTGTAAAAAAGGAAGGATGAATGGGGAAGGAGGGAGAGTGAAGATGAACTCCCGTTTTCTATATTCCACCTTTCCCATTCCACCTTCCTCCTTCGTTATCCTGTTACTCCTCTACACTCTACACATTGCACTCTGCACTCACTCATAAGAGTGCTCCTTCCCCGGGAACCTCCCTTCCGTCACTTCCCTGGCGAAGTCGGATATGGCTCGTTCCATCTCCTTACCCAGCTCGGCGTACCTCTTGACGAACTTTGGTACGAACTGGTCGAAAAGGCCAAGCAAATCGTTTAACACGAGAACCTGTCCGTCACAGTGTGGACCGGCTCCAATTCCGATAGTTGGTATGGCAAGCTCTTCGGTGACCTGTCTGGCGGCCTCGGCAGGAATGCCCTCAAGGACCAGGCTGAAAGCCCCCGCGTCCTGAACAGCTCGGGCGTCGTCCAGAAGAGCCTGGAGCCCTTCTTCCCCTCGGCCCTGGACTCGATATCCCCCCATCGTGTGAACCGACTGGGGCATCAGGCCAATGTGGCCCATAACAGGTATACTTCGCTGGGTGAGGTAGCTGATCGTCTCGGCCATGATCACACCACCTTCCAGCTTCACCGAGTGGGCTGGAGTCTCCTTTAAAAACCGGCAGGCGTTTTCAAAGGCCTGGACAGGGCCGGTCTGGAAGGAACCGAAGGGCATATCGGCAACGAGGAGGGAACGCTGGCAGCCACGGCCCGCAGCGCGGGTGTGGTGCAGCATTTCCTCCATGGTTATGGGCACGGTGGTGTCGTACCCAAGGACCACCTGGGCAAGGGAATCGCCTACTAAAATAATGTGGACGCCCGCACGGTCCGAATAAAGGGCGCTGGGATAATCGTAGGCCGTGACCATAACTATAGGTTCGCTGGCCTTCATCCCTTTGATGGTGTTTATGGTTATTTTCTCACTCATTTAAGACCCCATCGTTGGTGAAGGGTGAACTGTGAAGGGTGAACAGAAAGTGCGCTGATTCCCAATCACTTTCCACGAGTCACAAATCACGGCTTCTGACATAAAAAACCCCGTACTCAGACGGGGACATCTGCCGCATTGGCAGGCTCAAAAAGTATCCCCGTCCCGGTCCGACTAAGCGGATCCAAGCGGTACGTAAAACTGGACCCCTTTTTTCATCCGTTGGATCTCCCGGACCAGGTCCTGGAAGTCCTCAGGTCTCCTGACAAAGTCCACCTCGGCGGTGTTGATGATCAGGAGTGGGGTTTCATCATAACTGAAAAAGAATCTGTTGTAAGCCTCGTTAACTGCTTCAATATAATCCCGGCTTATCTCTCTCTCGTAACTCCGGCCTCTCATTCGGATACGCTGCTGAAGCACCTCCGTTGGCGACTGGAGGTAAATGACGAGGTCCGGTTTCGGGATTCTCTGGTCCAGCAGTGCGTAAATCTGCTGGTAAAGCATCAGTTCGTCCTCATCGAGGTTAACCGATGCAAAGATCCTGTCTTTGGCGAACAGATAATCACAGATAATACTCTGGCTGAAGAGTTCCTGCTGAGCCAGTTCGCGCTGCTGCTGATACCTGCTCAGAAGAAAGAACATCTGGGTCTGGAAGGCAAAGCCCGAAGGGTTCGTATAGAACTTGGGAAGGAAAGGGTTATCCGCTGCTTTTTCCAGGACCACCCTGGATGCGAACTCCTCACCAAGCATCTGAACCATGCTCGTCTTGCCGACCCCGATGGGTCCTTCAACAACGATGTACTTTTTATCTGCCATTACCAGTCCATAATTATAAGGCTACATTGGGCGATTGACAACAGAAGAAAAGTTCCGGATTCCTGGTTCCGAATTGAGAATAAATGACATTAATCCTCAATCCTCAATCCTCAATCCGTAATTATTTAAGTTCCTCCAACGTTCCCAACCGTCTTATTATCTGCTCTGGATGCTGGATAGCCAGGTCTGAAGCTGCCTCACAAGCTGTTATCCCGGAGGGCGGTATTTTCAGGTCCGGCGCCAGTTCGGCAAGTGGCTCCATGACGAACCTTCGGTGGAGCATGCGCGGGTGAGGAACGATAATGTTTTTTCCTTTTACTGTAGTATTTCCGAGAAGCAGAAGGTCAAGGTCAATATTCCTCGATCCGTCCACTTCCTGTTCCCGAGCTCTGCCCATGGCTGTTTCAATGCTTAATAGCGCTCTCAAGAGGTCTTCGGGTACCAACGCGGTTTCCATCACGGCAACGGCGTTGAGGAACGGTCCTCCCTCCACACCCACAGGCGATGTTTCATAAAGGCCGGAAAGAG contains:
- the gspM gene encoding type II secretion system protein GspM encodes the protein MWGLFSKLSDRERWFVLGAALFVGSALIFGVIVNPALEKRQRFLRMAQEKRQDLVQFNEYAMEYRSLQSSFVDMEKMVASRSSDMSLLAAMEGNARKLGLADRIASMKPFTSELESGIVQSSVEMRLEKIDLKGLVQFIEAIETGPHMAVTSRLRIKTRFDDPALLDSTLLVTTLETR
- the folK gene encoding 2-amino-4-hydroxy-6-hydroxymethyldihydropteridine diphosphokinase gives rise to the protein MRIKTAYIGLGSNLGDRVLAFDKAVKKLETVEDTRFIALSGLYETSPVGVEGGPFLNAVAVMETALVPEDLLRALLSIETAMGRAREQEVDGSRNIDLDLLLLGNTTVKGKNIIVPHPRMLHRRFVMEPLAELAPDLKIPPSGITACEAASDLAIQHPEQIIRRLGTLEELK
- the panB gene encoding 3-methyl-2-oxobutanoate hydroxymethyltransferase, translated to MSEKITINTIKGMKASEPIVMVTAYDYPSALYSDRAGVHIILVGDSLAQVVLGYDTTVPITMEEMLHHTRAAGRGCQRSLLVADMPFGSFQTGPVQAFENACRFLKETPAHSVKLEGGVIMAETISYLTQRSIPVMGHIGLMPQSVHTMGGYRVQGRGEEGLQALLDDARAVQDAGAFSLVLEGIPAEAARQVTEELAIPTIGIGAGPHCDGQVLVLNDLLGLFDQFVPKFVKRYAELGKEMERAISDFAREVTEGRFPGKEHSYE
- a CDS encoding deoxynucleoside kinase; protein product: MADKKYIVVEGPIGVGKTSMVQMLGEEFASRVVLEKAADNPFLPKFYTNPSGFAFQTQMFFLLSRYQQQRELAQQELFSQSIICDYLFAKDRIFASVNLDEDELMLYQQIYALLDQRIPKPDLVIYLQSPTEVLQQRIRMRGRSYEREISRDYIEAVNEAYNRFFFSYDETPLLIINTAEVDFVRRPEDFQDLVREIQRMKKGVQFYVPLGSA
- the gspN gene encoding type II secretion system protein GspN, coding for MNRQAVLRSIVYLALFLSFTLLFILLNYPSERLTDQVNGFLFAATEGAVSVDNVRFRPPLSLEAGEVTVVVGQGSVDMGRAVVGMRLFSFLSGNKGADVRLENPWLDSSLTVVSSGEGWDLDAPKIEIDLSELPEDIMPFSMQLKGKVDLSLNLLSTDSSMGVSSAEVKITSGPIEMSGDLLETLGLAPFPISSVMAVATVKDNVLTLGENALEGGLAGSARGDIKIAPANFMASRLNLTVELTPGPEYRERLTPLFALMGARAKANGSVSFKIRGTIEKPAVTM
- a CDS encoding S8 family serine peptidase — protein: MKKIIGTIILVLVLVPLVFTAGEAGSNRGKGKEDPVSRGYVIVKFRANAPEADKGKARERVSGRKGRKLKRAGIEKVHIPPGWDEEMAVEMLSRDPSVESAQVDYKVELLAAPVLLGVMSTLVPNDPFLGDQWYLDAVPIKGTFANAGTVNVDVDIDAPEGWYVVDRTFDTSMTAAVGVIDSGCGELGTFDTTTGYDPGHSDLPNSVLFANTAELPADGADTTGDTNLMRDDANGWDFADVDNIPADDITAPVATYHGTLISGIIGAAWDNGQRGAGIGKGQLQVLPLRFTNSFFDVVNAVEYAMDLVDDGHAVPVRVLNMSFKSANGIDPNGLSEAVAMAGNPTYRIAVVAAAGNDNGNNNDDFINRVWPAEYTRDPSIASVLAVAATGTNGALAGFSNIGPNSVQIAAPGDNIYSTYGGSADYAYGNGTSFSTPIAGAVLGLVMAAYPELLPAEAIDRVIKGGDFDARLAGLVQSGKRVNLAGALAPFYPYSGLAYLDSAVTVSMYADTINQQYGTMVNAIIDPVFSTSPDAAVIVAGGGGSWAVSPLAPGITQFTLNFDGASAPVGTYDTGPWRVTAIRPFTAQLLPNETVSFSSLISGDITWAVSDTSVATIDSNGVLTGLSKGMTRVILSVAGVETDYSGQVLVLSSSTSSSGSSGGGCGITSSPGDPYISELIEMMLVGMMLVMLRRRWMAVPSPMSKAQSPK
- the panC gene encoding pantoate--beta-alanine ligase encodes the protein MKIITTISEMYDHSDRLREQGDRIGFVPTMGFLHEGHLSLMRKAREENHALIVSIFVNPTQFGPDEDYDSYPRDLESDASLCREVGCDVLFTPGADEMYPQGTLTTVSVAGLTETLCGASRPGHFDGVTTVVSKLFNIVRPHMVYFGLKDYQQYRVISRMVQDLNMNIRVIGVPTVREEDGLAMSSRNARLYNDERAGALTLSRSLDAAREMIREGVRDPRAIEKKVAGIIESESTNRIDYVSVVNADDLTPLSSIEKRALLAMAVFLGDTRLIDNTVLEISGD
- a CDS encoding RtcB family protein, whose protein sequence is MSEITIKRINDYKWEIPKGAVPGMRVHGIIYADDRLMKDIARDKSARQVANGATLPGIVSASMAMPDMHFGYGLPIGGVVATDVDQEGIISPGGTGYDINCGVRMVVTHLTRQDLDKRDRLQKLVDTLFTRIPTGVGSKGPIKLGSKEREKVLTRGARWAVERGLGEPEDLVYTEEGGCMAGADPSAVSDKALTRGAPQQGTLGSGNHFIEVQYVEEIFDPAAADAFGIHKGQIAVMIHSGSRGFGHQVCTDSLEVMNRAVRKYGIELPDRQLACAPFNSPEGQDYWKAMKCAANYAWANRQCLMHWVRESFQEFLQIGPSDLGFKLVYDIAHNIVKLEKHEVDGKTRTLAVHRKGATRAFPPGHREVPESYRPFGQPVIIPGDMGTSSYLLRGTEEGMKETFGSSCHGAGRVLSRTAAIRAAKGRAIWKELEDQGIFARSAGKTSLMEEMPEAYKDVSAVVEVVHRAGIAAKVARMRPLCVIKG
- a CDS encoding aspartate 1-decarboxylase, producing the protein MLYNMLAGKIHRATVTNANLHYEGSITIDQDLLEAAKIIPFSQVQIYNITNGNRFETYAIVGKRGAGEMVINGAAAHKASTGDLIIVACFVHVDAAEAAMHKPSLVYVDGANAIADVKNGMETDNIAAAVR
- a CDS encoding archease; this encodes MRDHLEKRTNGTFYEVIMAGGFRELENITADLGIEAWGIGLEDAFTSAVHGLASLLSDSSGGDQPLTRSIRIEAGSLPSLLVKLLNEIIYLEDTESFLPGKITHLNIRNNHLDATFTGAIYDPEIHTLNAHIKAATYHGLEIDQSSERVTIKVIFDV